The genomic DNA GCGGACATCGACCGGCTGCCGCCGTACCCACTGGACCTGGACGACGGGCAGCGCGAACGGGTCGATCGGCTGCTGTCCGGAGTGGTGGTGTCGCTGCACGACCATCCGGTCCGGCTACCCGACCCGATCACCCCGGAGAGCTGGGCGGAGCACACCCGCGTGGGCACCGAGCACATCGGACACGCCGGTCTGAACGGATCCGGGTTGACCATCGTGCTGGCCAGTTCCCTGGTCGAACCCGACCAGGACCGGTTGCTGCGCTGGGCCGACCAGATGCGTGCCGGCCTCGCCGTCTCCGCCACCGGGCCGAGGCTCCTGCCGGCGCTGGAGGATCTGGGCAGCATCGGCACCGACCTGGACGGCATCCCCGCCTTGTACGCGGCCGGGATCCGCTCCTCCGGGCTGGCCTACAACGCGGGCAATCCACTCGGCGGCGGCCTCGGACAGCCGGTCGACGAGGGGCTCACCCCGCTCGGCCGCCAGGCGGTGGGCGTGATGAACCAGCTCGGCATGCTGGTCGACCTGGCCCATGTCGGTGACCGCACCAGCATCGAGGCCGCCGCCGCCAGCAGCGAGCCGGTGGTGATCAGCCATGCCGGCGCGCGGGCCCGGTGGCCGAGCCCGCGGATGAAGCCGGACGATGTGCTGCGCGCGGTCGCCGCCACGTCAGGTGTGATCGGGGTGGAGGCCGCGCCGGGATCCACCCGGGTGGAGGGCAGGCCTGAGCATGATCTGGACGCGGTGATGGCGCACGTCGAGTACATCGCGGAGCTCGTCGGCGTGGACCACGTCGGGCTGGGCCCGGACACCTTCTTCGGGGACCACGCCGGGCTGTACGCGGCGGCCGGGTGGGCGCCGCAACCGGTGCCCGGCCATGAGGGAGTTCCGCTGCCCGACCACGTCGCCGGCATGGAGAACCCGGCTGAGGCACCGCGCAACGCGGCCGGCTGGCTGGTGCGCCGGGGCTGGGCGGACGCCGACATCGCAAAGATTCTCGGCGGAAATGCCGAACGCGTGCTCGGCACGGTGCTGCGTTGACTCACCACACGACGACGGACGACCTGGGAGGCACCCCTGTGAGCGGCGCCAGCGCCGAGATCCACGAGCGGATCGCGGAAGAGATCGGCAGACTGTCGGACGACCTGATCGGGCTGAGCCTCGACCTGCACGCCCACCCCGAGACTGCGATGAACGAGAAGTACGCGGCGGGCCGGCTGACCGAGATGCTGCACCGGGACTTCACGGTGGAGGAGGGGCTCGGTGGCCTGCCCACCGCATTCCGGGGCACCGCGGGCAGCGGGGCGCCGGTGCTCGCGTTCCTCTGCGAGTACGACGCGCTGCCCGGCATCGGACACGGATGCGGGCACAACCTGATCGCCGCCGGCGGGATCGGCGCGGCGATCGCGCTCCGCCGTGCCGCGCCGGAACTACCCGGCACCGTGTCCTGCATCGGCACGCCCGGCGAGGAGGGCGCGGGCGGCAAGGTGCTGCTGCTGGAGGCCGGTGCGTTCGACGGCGTGGACGCCGCGCTGATGTTCCACCCGGGCGACACGACGATGCCGATCCGGCACGCCACCGCCACACGTCAACTCGTGCTGGAGTTCCACGGGGTGGCCGCACACGCCGCGGCCAGCGCCCAGGACGGACGCAGCGCGCTGGCCGCGGTGATCCAGTTCTTCACCGGGGTGGACGCGCTGCGTCAGTTCGTACCCGAGTCCAGCCGTCTGCACGGGATCATCACGCACGGCGGCGAGGCGCCCAACGTGGTGCCGGCCTACACCCGGGCCGAGTTCATGGTCCGAGCACTCACCGGTGACGTCGTGGACGACCTCGTCGGCCGGGTGGAGGCCATCGCCGCCGCGGCCGCCGCGGCGACCGGGACCACCGTGCAGATCAGCCGGGGACTGGGCTACTCCGAGCGCAAGAACAACCACGTGATCGCCGGTCTGGTCGCCGGACATCTGCGCCGCCAGGGCGTGCGTGTCGAGCAGCCGGTGCTGCGCGGCGGCACGGGCTCCTCCGACATCGGCAACGTGAGCCTGGTGCTGCCGACCGTCCATCCCTACCTGCAGGTGATGGACTCCGGCACGCCGACCCACTCGCTGGCCATGACCGAGGCCGTCGCCCGGCCTCGGGCGCAGCAGGCCATGTTGCGAATGGCCACCGCGCTGGCCTGTGCCGGGGCCGACCTGCTCGCCGACCCGGAACTGTTCGACGCGGTGCGGGCGGAGTTCGCGACCCGCG from Streptosporangium sp. NBC_01756 includes the following:
- a CDS encoding dipeptidase produces the protein MIPYAADIDRLPPYPLDLDDGQRERVDRLLSGVVVSLHDHPVRLPDPITPESWAEHTRVGTEHIGHAGLNGSGLTIVLASSLVEPDQDRLLRWADQMRAGLAVSATGPRLLPALEDLGSIGTDLDGIPALYAAGIRSSGLAYNAGNPLGGGLGQPVDEGLTPLGRQAVGVMNQLGMLVDLAHVGDRTSIEAAAASSEPVVISHAGARARWPSPRMKPDDVLRAVAATSGVIGVEAAPGSTRVEGRPEHDLDAVMAHVEYIAELVGVDHVGLGPDTFFGDHAGLYAAAGWAPQPVPGHEGVPLPDHVAGMENPAEAPRNAAGWLVRRGWADADIAKILGGNAERVLGTVLR
- a CDS encoding amidohydrolase, with amino-acid sequence MTHHTTTDDLGGTPVSGASAEIHERIAEEIGRLSDDLIGLSLDLHAHPETAMNEKYAAGRLTEMLHRDFTVEEGLGGLPTAFRGTAGSGAPVLAFLCEYDALPGIGHGCGHNLIAAGGIGAAIALRRAAPELPGTVSCIGTPGEEGAGGKVLLLEAGAFDGVDAALMFHPGDTTMPIRHATATRQLVLEFHGVAAHAAASAQDGRSALAAVIQFFTGVDALRQFVPESSRLHGIITHGGEAPNVVPAYTRAEFMVRALTGDVVDDLVGRVEAIAAAAAAATGTTVQISRGLGYSERKNNHVIAGLVAGHLRRQGVRVEQPVLRGGTGSSDIGNVSLVLPTVHPYLQVMDSGTPTHSLAMTEAVARPRAQQAMLRMATALACAGADLLADPELFDAVRAEFATRGPDLPA